In the genome of Streptomyces pactum, one region contains:
- a CDS encoding class I SAM-dependent methyltransferase: MTDAMSPAGTAGYGEAAEALVEQYESVSFADVHREALHLFPTRPSTVVDIGAGSGRDAAALAALGHRVVAVEPTPELRRLGRRRHADREIEWLDDALPGLPALTVLRDRDPRFARGFDLVLLTAVWMHLDEAQRREAMGRLAALLAPAGQLLLTLRHGPVPAGRRMFDVSARETAELAGRHGMGVVHRSEREDLHGRAGVRWSRLGLRRGTGTG; this comes from the coding sequence ATGACCGATGCGATGTCCCCTGCCGGTACGGCCGGTTACGGCGAGGCCGCCGAGGCGCTCGTGGAGCAGTACGAGAGCGTGTCCTTCGCCGACGTGCACCGCGAGGCGCTGCACCTCTTCCCCACCCGGCCCTCCACCGTGGTGGACATCGGCGCCGGCAGCGGGCGCGACGCCGCCGCCCTGGCCGCGCTCGGCCACCGGGTGGTGGCCGTGGAACCGACGCCCGAGCTGCGCCGCCTGGGTCGGCGGCGCCACGCGGACCGGGAGATCGAGTGGCTCGACGACGCGTTGCCCGGGCTGCCCGCGCTGACCGTGCTCCGGGACCGGGACCCGCGCTTCGCCCGGGGCTTCGACCTGGTCCTGCTCACCGCCGTGTGGATGCACCTGGACGAGGCGCAGCGGCGGGAGGCCATGGGAAGGCTGGCCGCCCTGCTCGCCCCGGCCGGGCAGCTCCTGCTGACGCTGCGGCACGGTCCGGTGCCGGCCGGCCGCCGGATGTTCGACGTCTCGGCGCGGGAGACGGCCGAGCTGGCCGGCCGCCACGGGATGGGCGTGGTCCACCGCAGTGAACGGGAGGACCTGCACGGGCGGGCCGGCGTGCGGTGGAGCCGCCTGGGACTGCGG
- a CDS encoding RNA polymerase sigma factor SigF yields the protein MEIADPQSVSPRDARDLTKVFLERLAALEEGTAEYQYVRNTLIEMNMSLVRYAAGRFRARAEEMEDLVQVGMIGLIKAIDRFDLSRNVEFVTFAVPCIVGEMKRFFRDTTWAVHVPRRLQEARVELAKATEELTSRLGRAPKVAELATLMNLSEEEVIEAQVAANGYNTASLEAVVGGEGDRDGEAALVDFIGVEDPALDLMENCHALGPLIAQLSDRDRLILRLRFAEEKTQSQIGEELGVSQMHVSRLLSRILGRLRAGLLGTA from the coding sequence CTGGAGATCGCCGACCCGCAGAGCGTTTCGCCCCGCGATGCCCGTGATCTCACCAAGGTGTTCCTGGAACGCCTGGCGGCACTGGAGGAGGGGACGGCGGAGTACCAGTACGTCCGCAACACCCTCATCGAGATGAACATGTCGCTGGTGAGGTACGCCGCCGGCCGGTTCCGCGCCCGGGCCGAGGAGATGGAGGACCTCGTCCAGGTCGGCATGATCGGGCTCATCAAGGCGATCGACCGGTTCGATCTCTCCCGGAATGTGGAGTTCGTCACGTTCGCGGTGCCGTGCATCGTCGGGGAGATGAAGCGCTTCTTCCGGGACACCACCTGGGCGGTGCACGTTCCCCGGCGCCTTCAGGAGGCCCGGGTCGAGCTGGCCAAGGCCACCGAGGAGCTGACCAGCCGGCTGGGCCGCGCCCCGAAGGTGGCCGAACTGGCCACCCTGATGAACCTGTCGGAGGAGGAGGTCATCGAGGCGCAGGTGGCCGCCAACGGCTACAACACCGCCTCGCTGGAGGCCGTCGTGGGTGGCGAGGGCGACCGGGACGGGGAGGCGGCGCTGGTGGACTTCATCGGCGTCGAGGACCCGGCCCTGGACCTGATGGAGAACTGCCACGCCCTCGGCCCGCTCATCGCCCAGCTGAGCGACCGGGACCGGCTGATCCTCCGGCTGCGGTTCGCCGAGGAGAAGACGCAGTCGCAGATCGGCGAGGAGCTGGGCGTCTCCCAGATGCACGTCTCCCGGCTGCTCTCCCGCATCCTCGGCCGGTTGCGGGCGGGGCTGCTGGGCACCGCCTGA